From a single Solanum dulcamara chromosome 4, daSolDulc1.2, whole genome shotgun sequence genomic region:
- the LOC129887989 gene encoding endo-1,4-beta-xylanase 5-like: MKRDNVVLVLYCLLLVSTGFEVHAQDYDYSFTAECLKNPLKPQYNGGIVINPEFNDGLNGWSLLGVAKVENNVSSDGNKFIVASERKGPYHGLSQEFQLDKDKFYVISGWIQVSHGDANVAVIFKTQSGFQHSAWAIAKSGCWSMFKGGLVVNTSGPAQLYFETNNTEVDIWIDNISVQPFSQEEWTSHQNQTIEKVRKSKVAIQVVDSQGKPLPNATISLFQGRANFPFGVAINKNILNNNAYQNWFFSRFKFTVFEDEMKWYSTEKSQGKVDYSTSDAMVNLCKSKGVSIRGHNILWDDPKFQPNWVPSLSPQQLSVAAGKRVGSIVAKYRGQVIHWDVVNENLHFNFFESKLGASASATFYRLAAQFDNNTPLFLNDYNTIEDQRDGASSPANYLNKIKQIRTGGYRGPLGIGLEGHFVTPSQPYIRSALDTLASAKLPIWITELDVQSNPNQAQFLDQIIKEVVGHPGVQGLLIWSAWSPNGCYRMCLTDNNFKNLPTGDVVDKARATLSHEDLIGTTNAEGYFETSLFHGDYKAIVTHPSMIISSFHHNLTVIPTTSESTSERLLSYKFIAA; this comes from the exons ATGAAAAGAGACAATGTAGTTCTTGTGTTATATTGTTTACTGCTAGTCTCGACAG GTTTTGAAGTCCATGCGCAAGATTATGACTATAGTTTTACAGCTGAG TGTTTGAAAAATCCTCTTAAACCTCAATATAATGGAGGGATAGTGATAAATCCAGAATTTAATGATGGATTAAATGGATGGAGCCTTCTGGGAGTTGCTAAAGTTGAGAACAATGTCTCAAGTGATGGAAATAAATTCATCGTTGCCTCGGAAAGGAAAGGACCATATCATGGTCTTTCACAAGAGTTTCAATTGGACAAAGATAAATTTTACGTAATTTCTG GTTGGATACAAGTGAGCCATGGTGATGCCAATGTAGCAGTCATATTCAAGACACAAAGTGGTTTTCAACATAGTGCCTGGGCGATTGCTAAATCTGGTTGTTGGTCCATGTTTAAGGGTGGTTTAGTTGTCAATACTTCTGGTCCTGCCCAACTCTATTTTGAG ACCAATAATACAGAAGTTGACATATGGATAGACAATATTTCGGTACAACCATTTAGCCAAGAAGAGTGGACGTCCCATCAAAATCAAACCATTGAGAAG GTACGCAAAAGCAAAGTGGCAATCCAAGTGGTTGACTCGCAAGGCAAGCCTTTACCTAATGCGACAATCTCTTTGTTTCAAGGAAGAGCCAACTTTCCATTTGGTGTTGCAATCAACAAAAACATCCTTAATAACAATGCTTATCAAAATTGGTTCTTCTCAAGATTCAAATTCACTGTATTTGAAGATGAAATGAAATGGTACAGTACTGAAAAATCTCAAGGCAAAGTAGACTACTCAACTTCTGATGCAATGGTCAATTTATGCAAGAGTAAAGGTGTCAGTATTCGAGGCCATAATATACTTTGGGATGACCCAAAATTTCAGCCAAATTGGGTCCCTTCACTATCTCCACAACAACTCTCTGTTGCTGCTGGAAAAAGAGTTGGTTCAATCGTCGCGAAATATAGAGGTCAAGTTATTCATTGGGATGTTGTGAATGAAAACCTTCACTTCAATTTCTTTGAGAGTAAGCTTGGTGCAAGTGCATCTGCTACCTTTTATCGTTTGGCTGCACAATTTGATAATAATACACCTCTGTTCTTGAATGATTATAATACGATAGAAGATCAACGCGACGGTGCCTCATCACCAGCCAATTATCTTAATAAGATTAAACAAATAAGAACAGGAGGGTATAGGGGTCCTCTTGGAATTGGATTGGAAGGACATTTTGTTACTCCTAGCCAGCCTTATATTAGGTCCGCACTTGATACACTTGCTTCTGCAAAATTGCCCATATGGATCACTGAATTGGATGTCCAAAGCAACCCAAATCAG GCACAATTCTTGGACCAAATTATAAAGGAGGTAGTTGGACACCCAGGTGTTCAAGGGTTACTAATTTGGTCTGCATGGTCACCAAATGGATGTTACAGAATGTGTTTGACTGATAACAATTTCAAAAATCTACCAACTGGAGATGTTGTGGACAAAGCTCGAGCGACCTTATCACACGAGGATTTGATTGGGACTACAAATGCGGAGGGTTACTTCGAGACTTCACTTTTCCATGGAGATTACAAAGCCATTGTCACTCATCCTTCAATGATCATTTCGTCCTTTCACCACAATTTGACAGTGATACCTACTACATCTGAAAGTACCAGTGAAAGATTATTAAGTTACAAATTCATTGCTGCATGA